Proteins encoded by one window of Asterias rubens chromosome 18, eAstRub1.3, whole genome shotgun sequence:
- the LOC117302319 gene encoding uncharacterized protein LOC117302319, whose product MVRKRKNDPDKDKSDVGQRNSPKQRQQRPDETSKSTAEEMQFVSNSRSRTRLGSAVPSTGTLRWLCRLRIVRLFVVTLVVGSIGFAAGRFVHQKMHFGEIRVRLTDIDTEPDKNVKVGPYLHTDYHDGVLVKRFGGAKYDDDDPRHVQSMKDLEERHAGSRNKFEFDKQINNNINNQNLPNVHVNHQKQHPAAKQQQASQPEEAKQQHAAHQQQAAQHGANQPAALPQQQHAAHQQQAAQTQHGANQPAALPQQQHAAQQDTAKQQAANQQNNVQQPAIPLQQPIKLPQGVAAQPAKSAQQQPVAHQQGVQKQSSDLHPKKPKVQDLPSDVNNYPYHIIQSLTNTHKMPHLKQRFIDCTKSILDKASINLHFFFVVDKPGREFITETLQKITDEGVAKNKFQFHFMDVEELAQQIAPLVSMLQAKVSKGNPYYQDAIFFLSVALHRGILPDYVHKVIMLDTDLKFMTDIKELFDHFDHFVGDNIMGLAREMQPVYRHMLSYYRNLNKGTKAGDPPPNGLTGFNSGVFLLDFDKIKRSTAYHSYINPDKIVELTSKYYFKGHLGDQDFYSLISLDKPDLFYILPCSWNRQLCTWWKDKGYTDVFDQYFTCNEKIHVYHGNCNTPIPH is encoded by the exons ATGGTTCGGAAGCGAAAGAACGACCCCGACAAGGACAAGAGCGACGTCGGGCAACGGAACTCACCAAAGCAGAGGCAACAGCGCCCCGACGAAACGAGCAAATCCACGGCGGAAGAAATGCAGTTCGTCAGCAACTCCCGATCCCGGACTCGGCTAGGGTCTGCCGTTCCATCGACTGGCACACTGCGGTGGCTTTGTAGACTGAGGATAGTGAGACTCTTCGTCGTTACTCTGGTTGTTGGAAGTATAGGTTTTGCGGCTGGGCGATTTGTTCACCAGAAAATGCATTTTGGTGAAATTAGGGTGAGATTGACTGATATTGATACTGAACCTGACAAAAATGTCAAAGTTGGACCATATTTGCATACTGACTATCATGATGGAGTCTTGGTGAAGAGATTCGGGGGTGCCAagtatgatgatgatgatccaCGACACGTGCAGTCAATGAAAGATCTAGAAGAGCGCCATGCGGGATCCCggaacaaatttgaatttgacaaaCAGATcaataacaatataaataatCAGAACCTCCCCAATGTTCATGTTAATCATCAGAAGCAGCACCCAGCAGCAAAACAGCAACAAGCTTCACAACCAGAGGAAGCAAAGCAGCAGCATGCGGCTCATCAGCAACAGGCGGCACAACACGGTGCTAACCAGCCAGCAGCACTACCACAGCAGCAGCATGCAGCTCATCAGCAACAGGCGGCACAAACCCAACACGGTGCTAACCAGCCAGCAGCACTACCACAGCAACAACATGCTGCTCAACAAGACACTGCAAAACAACAAGCTGCCAACCAGCAGAACAATGTACAACAACCTGCAATTCCATTGCAACAGCCTATCAAGTTACCACAGGGGGTAGCAGCACAACCAGCAAAATCAGCACAGCAGCAACCAGTTGCTCAtcaacaaggcgttcaaaaacAATCAAGTGATCTACACCCAAAAAAGCCCAAAGTTCAGGATTTACCAAGTGATGTCAACAATTACCCATACCACATTATTCAAAGCCTCACCAACACTCACAAAATGCCACATTTGAAGCAGAGATTCATTGATTGCACCAAATCAATTTTGGACAAGGCATCGATCAATCTGCACTTTTTTTTCGTTGTTGACAAACCGGGTCGTGAGTTTATTACAGAGACTTTGCAGAAAATTACTGATGAGGGTGTTGCCAAAAATAAATTCCAG TTTCACTTCATGGATGTGGAAGAGCTAGCCCAACAGATTGCACCACTAGTATCCATGCTTCAAGCAAAAGTCTCTAAAGGTAACCCCTACTACCAAGACGCGATCTTCTTTTTATCCGTTGCTCTGCACCGTGGTATACTTCCTGACTATGTCCACAAAGTCATCATGCTGGACACCGATTTGAAGTTCATGACTGACATCAAAGAGTTATTTGACCACTTTGATCACTTCGTTGGCGACAACATCATGGGTTTGGCGAGAGAGATGCAACCGGTATACCGTCATATGTTGTCGTACTACCGCAATTTAAACAAAGGGACAAAAGCTGGTGACCCACCACCTAATGGCCTGACTGGATTCAACAGCGGCGTTTTTCTCTTagattttgataaaataaaaaggagCACCGCTTATCACAGTTACATCAATCCGGACAAGATCGTCGAGCTCACAAGCAAATACTACTTCAAGGGTCATCTCGGAGATCAAGATTTCTACTCGCTGATTAGTCTGGACAAACCTGACCTTTTTTACATTCTGCCATGTTCATGGAATCGACAGTTGTGCACTTGGTGGAAGGATAAAGGGTACACAGACGTATTTGATCAGTATTTTACTTGTAATGAGAAAATTCATGTTTACCATGGTAATTGTAATACACCGATTCCACACTAA